A window of the Trichoderma asperellum chromosome 6, complete sequence genome harbors these coding sequences:
- a CDS encoding uncharacterized protein (BUSCO:EOG092D2R1Y~TransMembrane:1 (o20-44i)): MESVKSFLENVPQPVQWALAGIGALYLGSKFFSYLQLVLSSFLLPGTSLRKYGKPGTWAVVTGASDGLGKEYASQLAAKGFNLVLVSRTQSKLDTLAKDLEQKYTGKGLQVKTLAMDFAQDNDSDYDRLRELVQDLDVGILINNVGQSHSIPVPFLETPKEELQNIVTINCLGTLKTTQVVAPILQKRKRGLILTMGSFGGWTPTPYLATYSGSKAFLQQWSNALSSELSDYNVDVYLVLSHLVTTAMSKIRRTSLLIPNPRGFVKAALGKVGSGGYQTAPNTYTPWWSHAFMLWVIENVLGVNSPLTIWYNKKMHIDIRRRALRKAAREAKKQ, translated from the exons ATGGAGTCCGTCAAGAGCTTCCTTGAAAACGTGCCTCAGCCCGTCCAATGGGCCCTGGCTGGAATCGGTGCGCTCTACTTGGGATCCAAGTTCTTTAGCTACCTCCAGCTTGTCCTCAGCTCATTCCTGCTGCCGGGCACCAGT CTCCGCAAGTATGGCAAGCCTGGCACCTGGGCTGTCGTTACCGGCGCCTCCGATGGCCTGGGCAAGGAGTATGCCTCGCAGCTCGCTGCCAAGGGCTTTAATCTCGTGCTCGTTTCCCGAACCCAATCGAAGCTTGATACTCTAGCCAAGGATCTTGAGCAAAAGTACACCGGCAAGGGTCTTCAAGTCAAGACGCTCGCCATGGATTTTGCCCAGGACAACGATTCGGACTACGATAGACTGCGAGAGCTTGTGCAGGACCTGGATGTTGGTATCCTGATCAACAACGTCGGCCAGAGCCACAGCATTCCTGTTCCATTCTTGGAGACACCCAAGGAGGAGCTGCAGAACATTGTCACCATCAACTGTCTTGGAACCTTGAAGACTACCCAGGTTGTTGCTCCTATTCTTCAGAAGCGCAAGCGCGGTTTGATCTTGACAATGGGCTCGTTCGGCGGCTGGACTCCTACTCCCTACCTGGCCACCTATTCCGGCAGCAAGGCTTTTCTCCAGCAGTGGAGCAATGCTCTGTCTTCCGAACTGTCTGATTACAATGTCGATGTCTACCTGGTCCTCAGCCACTTGGTCACGACTGCCATGAGCAAGATCCGCCGCACCAGCCTGCTTATCCCCAACCCTCGTGGCTTCGTCAAGGCTGCGCTGGGCAAGGTCGGAAGCGGTGGTTACCAGACCGCGCCCAACACCTACACTCCCTGGTGGAGCCATGCATTTATGCTGTGGGTGATTGAGAACGTGCTGGGCGTCAACAGCCCCTTGACGATCTGGTACAACAAGAAGATGCACATTGATATCCGCCGCCGGGCTCTTCGCAAGGCAGCTCGcgaggcaaagaagcagTAA
- the GAL7 gene encoding galactose-1-phosphate uridyl transferase — protein sequence MPDQILDDISHRRYNPLTDSWLLVSPHRTKRPWQGQEEGAAATTLLEFDPKCYLCPGNARAAGGHNPKYEKTFSFVNDYSAVKEQQPDYEAGQSTDDLESLLLRAQGVKGVCYVMTFSPKHNVTLADMPPNDILPVVDHWTRLYANHLSPSNPLSAVAAQLQLSIPKEEAPIPKDNYRYMQIFENKGAAMGCSNPHPHCQAWTTSTMPEEPGKELIQMTKYHQQHGRHLLADYIKLELAKEERLVWQNASFAIVCPWWAVWPFEVIILPKRHIRALIDFTADERLQFAEAIQEVARRYDNLFECHFPYSSGIHQAPLDGTPEEIDNAYLHMHFYPPLLRSATVKKFLVGFELMAEPQRDITPEQAAARLRTLDGELYRNKLR from the exons ATGCCCGACCAGATTCTCGATGACATCTCCCACCGGAGGTACAACCCGCTAACAGACAGCTGGCTGCTCGTCTCGCCTCACCGGACAAAGCGCCCCTGGCA AGGACAGGAAGAAGGTGCCGCAGCGACCACTCTGCTCGAGTTTGATCCCAAG TGCTATCTCTGCCCTGGAAATGCTCGCGCTGCTGGCGGCCACAACCCAAAGTATGAAAAgacattttcttttgtaaatGACTACAGCGCTGtcaaggagcagcagcccgaCTACGAGGCTGGCCAGTCCACAGATG ACTTAGAgtcactgctgctgcgcgcGCAGGGCGTCAAGGGCGTGTGCTATGTCATGACATTTTCGCCAAAGCACAATGTCACCCTTGCTGACATGCCGCCAAATGATATCCTCCCAGTTGTTGATCACTGGACCCGGCTTTATGCCAATCACCTATCCCCATCAAACCCTCTCTCAGCGGTTGCTGCACAGCTTCAGCTCTCTATCCCAAAGGAGGAGGCCCCCATTCCCAAAGACAACTACCGCTACATGCAAATCTTTGAGAACAAGGGCGCAGCAATGGGCTGCTCCAACCCGCATCCCCACTGCCAGGCCTGGACAACGTCAACCATGCCCGAAGAGCCAGGCAAAGAGCTGATACAAATGACAAAGTACCATCAGCAGCATGGAAGACATCTTCTGGCAGACTACatcaagctggagctggcaaaGGAGGAGCGCCTCGTGTGGCAGAATGCTTCTTTCGCTATCGTCTGCCCCTGGTGGGCAGTGTGGCCATTCGAGGTCATTATTCTCCCCAAGCGACATATCCGCGCACTCATCGACTTCACAGCCGACGAGCGGCTGCAATTTGCAGAGGCCATTCAGGAAGTTGCCCGACGATACGACAACCTGTTTGAGTGCCACTTCCCGTACAGCTCAGGCATTCACCAGGCGCCCCTAGACGGAACTCCTGAAGAAATTGACAACGCCTACCTCCACATGCACTTTTACCCCCCACTGCTGCGGTCCGCAACGGTGAAGAAGTTCCTTGTTGGATTCGAGCTGATGGCAGAGCCGCAGCGAGATATCACTCCCGAACAAGCAGCTGCTCGCCTTCGAACTTTGGATGGAGAGCTGTACCGAAATAAGCTGAGATGA
- a CDS encoding uncharacterized protein (BUSCO:EOG092D054H), with amino-acid sequence MSYPPATPMRPVPGAFVNTPAIVARYQTSHDPVRRTLFPVSEGQNAQTSSAATTTTTAPLGTAPASSTAVTTTSANVEASGLSSLTPLAPPRVENIPPVLKAAKAINAFLQQDESFPDLDSYCRQGASSDYELPGADSAWAPFQKTNMYPIPNQVFDHYNAGQLQTLMGLFAEINHAWVVIDNSLFLWDYTHSDPELIGFEDQPHTIHAVALVPPKPGIFVNTITHILVVATSSEIILLGVSATDTSAGTKNVTLYQTKMVLPIRGNDIRIISGSADGRIFFGGCSDTDINELYYQSEEKWFSNRCGKINHSNPGWSSVVSLQSSLWGHNDPEHLVDIVIDDTRKLVYTLSSTSTIRVYHMESPERLNKVIEKTKLHCLRDIAHMITQSKLLTDRTNFVSISPISKQEASKLHLMALTDTGCRLFFSATNASSYLYGSQANLAPQSMQVQFIKFPPAAVARRSTQFGVGTQPSGETVVDLDSTLLIASRQGARFPPGFFLDFVSKKDDPNSDLLFVAGPETGRIKRTSPTTPLRYFEQASWIDIGSRAEAVGLITKPFAAASQPVGFGNELAVQFDEPPSEFAVLTNTGIHIIRRRRLVDTFAAAIRDSPGDEALDLMCRRLIFLYGRVETVSTALAVACGHGDSRRGSVKAIDQVTEDRARALFVDFGGQPTIIETDGSSLTTDSVKLSSRHDALAMYLSRLIRKLWKAPVISASVAPNGTISVSSSIPPAKLITTQENLERLRKFIESNKGLIQGMSGPSDLQRVASRQEEVALQAEHQALHALQKLMESISEGISFVLMLFDERVSDIYARLDDTSRQQLRDLTYEKLFSQADGKDLAKLLVKAIVNRNIESGSNVETVADALRRRCGSFCSPDDVVIFKAQESLKRASEQPPNTNQSRILLNESLSLFQKVARSLTFGNLQVAIAQYIDMKYYAGAVQLCLYVAREQDRGNTALMWINDGKPAADPRANAFNERRRVYDLIHEVLRHLDAASSMEPLTVDGRPTLIATKRNEAYEVVNGSDDEVFHFDLYEWYIEQGWTERILGIDSPHVITFLQRLAGTNVEHADLLCRFYTNRSRFFDAAEVQAELASSDFPLNIKDRLRLLSLAKANANVATVGISRQQQQRLNHEVTDLLEVANIQDDLLGRLLADDRIDAERKVEIEKALDGRIISLSDLFNDYADQAGYYDLCLLIYHTANYRNPTTIASTWDSLIQQTHAEIMAKHEATEAGMSLPPLPYEAVTSKIQNIAHHTSLDSFVFPIQTLLPQLCRYAVTYQQDATIGADPTWPVQLFLSLGVSHDMIVRVLENIFDTQDYGFSGMVRNRIIEIIVYVVNDWVAEVRRRGGAAKGGLLGPSIGDLLQRCEAALPAAGQGHNDGGANLADIRRVLRMLRREVAGLVERLPTASMRFM; translated from the exons ATGTCGTATCCTCCCGCTACGCCGATGCGCCCTGTGCCGGGCGCATTTGTGAACACGCCGGCCATTGTCGCGCGCTATCAGACCTCGCACGATCCCGTCCGCCGGACGCTCTTCCCCGTCAGCGAGGGCCAGAATGCCCAGACCTCATCTGCGGcgaccaccaccacaacaGCGCCTCTTGGCACGGCACCAGCGAGCTCGACGGCGGTGACGACGACGTCTGCAAACGTCGAGGCCTCAGGATTGTCTTCTCTGACGCCGCTGGCGCCTCCACGCGTCGAAAACATTCCCCCGGTCCTCAAGGcggccaaggccatcaaTGCTTTCCTGCAACAAGACGAGAGCTTTCCAGATCTAGATTCCTACTGCAGAC AGGGGGCATCTTCCGACTATGAGCTTCCCGGCGCCGATTCCGCCTGGGCTCCCTTCCAGAAGACGAACATGTACCCGATCCCGAACCAAGTCTTCGACCACTACAACGCCGGCCAGCTCCAAACCCTCATGGGACTATTTGCTGAGATTAATCATGCTTGGGTGGTGATTGATAATTCGCTTTTTCTCTGGGACTACACCCACTCCGACCCCGAGCTTATTGGCTTTGAAGACCAGCCGCACACGATCCACGCTGTTGCCCTGGTTCCTCCGAAGCCTGGCATCTTTGTAAACACAATCACACATATCCTGGTTGTGGCAACGTCGTCCGAGATCATCCTCCTCGGCGTGTCTGCTACAGACACGTCTGCTGGTACCAAGAACGTCACCTTGTACCAGACGAAGATGGTCTTGCCCATCCGTGGCAACGACATCCGCATCATCAGTGGCTCTGCTGACGGTCGCATTTTCTTTGGCGGATGCAGCGATACGGACATTAACGAGCTTTACTACCAATCTGAGGAAAAGTGGTTTTCGAATCGGTGTGGTAAGATCAACCATTCGAACCCTGGCTGGTCCTCAGTTGTCAGCTTGCAGTCCAGCTTATGGGGTCACAATGACCCCGAGCACTTGGTGGACATTGTGATTGACGACACGAGAAAGCTGGTTTACACTCTTTCAAGCACATCGACCATTCGAGTCTATCACATGGAATCCCCTGAGCGGCTGAATAAGGTGATTGAGAAGACTAAGCTGCACTGCCTTCGAGATATTGCACACATGATCACTCAATCAAAACTTTTGACTGATCGGACCAACTTTGTCTCCATCAGCCCCATCTCGAAGCAAGAGGCCTCGAAACTTCATCTCATGGCGCTGACCGATACCGGCTGtcgtctcttcttcagcgctACTAATGCTTCCTCTTATTTATACGGGTCTCAGGCCAATCTAGCTCCCCAGAGCATGCAGGTTCAATTCATTAAATTCCCTCCTGCGGCCGTTGCCCGACGATCAACTCAGTTTGGAGTGGGCACCCAGCCCTCAGGAGAGACGGTAGTTGACCTCGATTCAACTCTGTTGATAGCAAGCAGACAGGGCGCTCGATTCCCACCTGGATTCTTCTTGGACTTTGTGAGCAAGAAGGATGATCCCAATTCCGACTTGCTATTTGTGGCTGGCCCTGAAACCGGAAGAATAAAACGAACGTCTCCTACTACCCCCCTGAGATACTTTGAGCAGGCAAGCTGGATTGACATTGGCAGTCGAGCGGAGGCTGTCGGCTTAATTACGAAACCTTTTGCGGCCGCCAGCCAACCGGTTGGATTCGGTAATGAGCTGGCTGTCCAGTTTGACGAGCCTCCTAGCGAGTTTGCTGTTCTTACTAATACAGGAATTCACATCATCCGCAGACGACGACTGGTGGATACCTTTGCGGCCGCCATTCGAGATTCGCCCGGAGACGAGGCATTGGATCTCATGTGCCGTCGTCTCATATTCCTTTACGGCCGTGTAGAGACAGTCTCCACAGCTTTGGCTGTGGCGTGCGGCCATGGAGACTCTAGGCGAGGCTCCGTGAAGGCGATCGATCAAGTAACCGAAGACCGAGCAAGAGCTCTTTTTGTCGACTTTGGTGGTCAGCCTACAATCATAGAAACTGATGGGTCATCTCTCACAACGGACTCGGTCAAACTGTCATCCCGGCATGATGCATTGGCCATGTACCTGTCAAGATTAATCAGGAAGCTTTGGAAAGCTCCCGTCATCAGTGCAAGCGTTGCTCCCAATGGGACGATTTCCGTGTCTTCGTCCATCCCTCCTGCTAAGCTCATCACCACCCAGGAGAACCTTGAGCGGCTAAGGAAATTCATTGAGTCTAACAAGGGCCTCATTCAGGGGATGTCTGGCCCCTCTGACTTACAGCGAGTTGCCAGCCGACAGGAGGAGGTGGCGCTGCAGGCAGAACACCAGGCACTGCATGCGCTCCAAAAACTAATGGAGAGCATCTCAGAAGGCATTTCATTTGTGCTCATGCTATTTGACGAGCGTGTATCAGATATCTACGCCAGACTGGATGATACCTCTCGACAGCAACTCAGGGATTTGACCTATGAGAAACTCTTCTCACAGGCAGATGGAAAGGATCTTGCTAAGCTGTTAGTCAAGGCTATCGTCAACCGCAACATTGAGAGTGGCTCAAACGTTGAGACGGTCGCAGACGCGCTAAGGCGGAGATgcggcagcttctgcagcccCGATGATGTAGTCATCTTCAAGGCGCAGGAGTCACTAAAGAGGGCGTCTGAGCAGCCGCCCAACACCAATCAGTCCAGGATCCTCCTCAATGAGAGCTTATCTCTCTTCCAGAAAGTGGCTCGCAGCCTGACATTTGGTAACCTGCAGGTTGCCATCGCACAGTACATTGACATGAAGTACTACGCCGGAGCTGTGCAGCTGTGTCTCTATGTTGCCCGAGAGCAGGATAGAGGCAACACGGCCTTGATGTGGATCAACGACGGCAAGCCTGCGGCTGATCCTCGCGCCAACGCCTTTaatgaaaggagaagagtTTACGACCTCATTCACGAGGTTCTGCGACACCTCGATGCCGCCTCAAGTATGGAGCCGCTGACGGTTGACGGCCGACCAACGCTCATCGCCACTAAGAGAAACGAGGCTTACGAGGTGGTCAATGGGTCAGACGATGAAGTCTTCCACTTTGACTTGTACGAATGGTACATTGAGCAGGGATGGACCGAACGGATACTGGGCATCGATTCTCCACACGTCATTACCTTCCTGCAGCGGCTGGCGGGCACCAACGTGGAGCACGCCGACCTCCTCTGCCGCTTCTACACCAACCGCAGCCGCTTCTTCGATGCAGCTGAGGTGCAGGCCGAGCTGGCCAGCTCCGACTTTCCGCTTAACATCAAGGACCGGCTCAGGCTGCTCAGCTTGGCAAAGGCCAATGCCAATGTGGCGACTGTTGGTATCagccgacagcagcagcagcgactgAACCACGAGGTGACGGATCTGCTGGAAGTTGCCAACATCCAGGATGATCTCTTGGGCCGCTTGTTGGCGGACGACAGAATCGATGCTGAGAGAAAGGTTGAGATTGAAAAGGCCCTCGATGGAAGAATCATCAGCCTTTCGGAT CTTTTCAACGATTACGCCGATCAGGCTGGATACTACGATCTGTGCCTGCTGATCTACCACACTGCCAACTACCGCAATCCCACGACCATCGCATCAACATGGGATAGCCTGATCCAGCAGACTCACGCGGAAATCATGGCAAAACATGAGGCGACAGAGGCGGGCATGTCGCTACCTCCCTTGCCGTACGAAGCCGTGACGAGCAAGATCCAAAATATTGCTCACCACACATCACTGGACAGCTTCGTCTTCCCCATCCAGACACTTCTGCCGCAGTTATGTCGGTATGCCGTCACTTACCAGCAGGATGCCACCATCGGTGCCGATCCTACGTGGCCGGTGCAGCTATTCCTATCTCTGGGCGTGTCCCATGATATGATTGTGCGTGTGCTGGAGAACATCTTTGACACGCAAGACTATGGCTTTAGCGGCATGGTGCGCAACCGCATCATCGAGATCATCGTCTACGTGGTGAACGATTGGGTGGCTGAGGTACGGCGACGTGGCGGCGCAGCCAAGGGAGGCTTGCTTGGGCCTTCCATCGGCGACCTCCTGCAACGTTGCGAGGCTGCTCTGCCGGCGGCAGGCCAGGGCCACAACGACGGCGGTGCAAACCTGGCGGATATCCGACGCGTGCTGAGGATGCTGCGGAGAGAGGTGGCCGGGCTAGTGGAGCGGTTGCCAACAGCGAGCATGAGATTTATGTGA
- a CDS encoding uncharacterized protein (BUSCO:EOG092D4GG0~EggNog:ENOG41~TransMembrane:4 (o15-37i86-107o113-134i146-166o)), with protein sequence MDLLKSILPPANGILPYYMLILSVISIGNSVQAYTTLHFSRRVYNGRFIRNPKLPPASATFDPEDSANKLVQAQNDPKATDQLTPLAGRLFGTWTIITSIVRCYAAYHLNSGPMYNVAIWTYVVALSHFASELFVFKSMTFGLPQIFPFTLATTALIWMPMVRSYYVEFE encoded by the exons ATGGATCTTCTCAAGTCAATTCTGCCGCCAGCCAATGGCATCCTCCCCTATTACATGCTCATT CTCTCCGTCATATCTATCGGCAACTCCGTCCAAGCCTACACGACGCTGCACTTCTCACGGCGTGTCTATAACGGCCGCTTCATCCGAAACCCCAAGCTACCCCCCGCCTCTGCCACATTCGATCCCGAGGACTCGGCCAACAAGCTGGTCCAAGCCCAAAACGACCCCAAGGCTACGGACCAGCTGACGCCCCTCGCTGGAAGGTTGTTCGGAACGTGGACCATCATCACCTCCATCGTTCGATGCTATGCGGCGTACCACCTGAACAGTGGCCCGATGTACAATGTTGCCATCTGGACGTACGTGGTGGCACTGAGCCATTTCGCCAGCGAGCTGTTTGTGTTTAAGAGCATGACCTTTGGTCTTCCCCAGATCTTCCCCTTTACGCTGGCTACGACGGCGCTCATCTGGATGCCCATGGTTCGAAGCTACTATGTCGAGTTTGAGTAA
- a CDS encoding uncharacterized protein (EggNog:ENOG41) produces the protein MAATDDIETMAKSMSAHFKTMPQQTPTFEKDFVDFSRGVLRLIADPLVNDLGLNGNVTEPVRLLDSACGVGVVTQEVQAALPDEILQSSSFTCADNSEAMVDVVKKRIAEEKWVNVEAKVLDAQDTGLPESSFTHVAIALGLHIIPDPDAAVRDCMRLLKPGGRFGASTWPKSNANMFWIRDMREALQSLPFDAPMPDPLPMQMHKSGHWDDAAWIEGHLKELGLANVSVKENPGTCKIENATQFVKCFAMMLPWVMNTFWSEEVRNAHPVEEVRELIRQYLEKKYNGEGWSMEWLVITMAGTVEK, from the exons ATGGCTGCCACAGACGACATCGAAACCATGGCCAAGTCCATGTCTGCGCACTTCAAAACGATGCCGCAGCAGACGCCCACATTCGAAAAAGACTTTGTAGACTTCTCGCGAGGAGTATTGCGGCTAATTGCTGACCCTCTGGTCAATGATCTTGGCCTCAATGGCAACGTCACCGAGCCTGTGAGACTTCTGGACAGCGCGTGTGGGGTCGGCGTGGTGACGCAGGAGGTGCAAGCTGCGCTGCCAGACGAGATTCTGCAGTCGAGCTCGTTTACTTGCGCCGACAACTCTGAGGCCATGGTGGAtgtggtgaagaagaggattgCTGAGGAGAAGTGGGTGAATGTAGAGGCCAAAGTGCTCGATGCTCAG GACACTGGTCTTCCAGAAAGCTCATTCACCCATGTGGCGATTGCTCTGGGGCTTCACATTATCCCAGATCCAGATGCCGCAGTAAGAG ACTGCATGAGACTGCTCAAGCCGGGCGGCAGATTCGGCGCTTCCACATGGCCCAAAAGCAATGCCAACATGTTCTGGATCCGGGACATGCGCGAAGCACTGCAATCGCTTCCCTTTGATGCGCCGATGCCAGATCCACTGCCCATGCAAATGCACAAATCCGGCCACTGGGACGACGCAGCATGGATCGAGGGCCATCTGAAAGAGCTGGGGCTTGCCAACGTGTCCGTCAAGGAGAACCCGGGCACCTGTAAAATTGAAAACGCGACACAATTTGTAAAGTGCTTTGCAATGATGCTGCCGTGGGTGATGAATACGTTTTGGAGCGAGGAAGTGAGAAATGCGCATCCGGTGGAGGAGGTGAGGGAGTTGATCAGGCAGtatctggagaagaagtacAACGGCGAGGGGTGGAGCATGGAGTGGCTGGTGATAACAATGGCGGGGACTGTGGAGAAATAA
- a CDS encoding uncharacterized protein (TransMembrane:4 (i12-32o75-95i107-128o148-166i)~EggNog:ENOG41) yields MAQQKALRDWLYLFIIATQLFGMLALDLVAFYPKSLYQPPSAPLHFLLSLRSFYVSSTGDPFFAHSSPHQPWFEIFLYIEGLVQLPLAAYLVSQLASRRATSGPAELAGLAFGSVTFMGAAACCFELFHMGDDMVSAEKKASLLYGTYLPFAVIPALLAVDMYLRLLPRVQESDTKAKTL; encoded by the exons ATGGCGCAGCAAAAAGCCCTACGCGACTGGCTAtacctcttcatcatcgccacCCAGCTCTTTGGCATGCTCG CTCTCGACCTCGTCGCCTTCTACCCCAAATCTCTCTACCAACCCCCCTCCGCCCCCCTCcacttcctcctctctctccgcaGCTTCTACGTCTCCTCCACCGGCGACCCTTTCTTCGCCCACTCGTCTCCCCACCAGCCGTGGTTCGAAATCTTCCTCTACATCGAGGGCCTCGTCCAGCTCCCGCTGGCGGCATATCTCGTCTCCCAGCTGGCTTCTAGACGAGCCACGTCGGGACCTGCCGAGCTGGCCGGGCTGGCGTTTGGGTCGGTGACGTTTATGGGCGCTGCGGCGTGCTGTTTTGAGTTGTTCCACATGGGCGACGACATGGTGAgcgcggagaagaaggcgtcGCTGCTGTATGGGACGTATCTGCCGTTTGCTGTTATCC CTGCGCTGCTGGCTGTGGATATGTATCTGCGGCTATTGCCTCGTGTCCAAGAGTCTGACACAAAGGCAAAAACTCTGTAA
- a CDS encoding uncharacterized protein (EggNog:ENOG41), with the protein MEDSLDTVLVSSNTDSKQLPELKTQPRISLDDLAPETLLAIITELTDLDSLYNLIVASPIAWRLFNKYACLITETVLSSPDSLLAPGIQQFIRALILIRNSQKPFSCPDDFVYFIHKHMAKNCDNGIKYDDLDNLTATVTPSLATAITVGKPPSEILWSVVATARHVSVLTHNCMEFYLARIRSPSFTPKYLDNGLKPIDPDEPAPPYMNDLEGTPLVTADIGPPGWVEETRVLRALWFVQLAHEMIVSAPEWKNFENGAKFKSPQEFIRGNVNHSLINGPIEEVKTVMEYLESLGTQPETEQKGPYYRLPRPPKGYSDAGWIMPLPELRQQEWKDGLCYRLVYPNKVVEFELPLDTKELSPDMKDIKGEPSRSTVSRWDQTCTAIDGPCTNIEYWAGISSDMLSSPIVGVKFDSYRRLGFALWDRKRMFFLGLIPGLYETWSFEKTAQYIFAWESILPEGEAQRLKESLRARARFNEYLWPNEIMW; encoded by the coding sequence ATGGAGGACTCTCTCGATACAGTCCTTGTTTCGTCAAACACGGACAGCAAACAACTCCCAGAGCTGAAGACTCAGCCTCGTATTTCGCTGGATGACCTAGCACCTGAAACTCTACTTGCAATCATAACCGAGTTGACCGATCTCGACTCGTTATATAATTTGATCGTGGCATCACCAATAGCATGGCGCTTATTCAACAAATACGCCTGCCTCATCACCGAAACTGTCCTATCCTCTCCAGACTCCCTCCTAGCTCCCGGTATCCAACAGTTCATACGTGCCCTCATCCTCATACGAAATTCTCAAAAACCTTTCTCATGCCCTGACGACTTTGTCTACTTTATTCATAAACATATGGCTAAAAATTGCGATAATGGCATCAAGTACGATGACTTGGACAATCTCACGGCTACAGTCACTCCTTCTCTCGCTACTGCCATCACAGTCGGCAAGCCGCCTAGTGAAATACTATGGTCTGTCGTGGCAACAGCCCGACATGTCTCAGTTCTCACGCATAACTGCATGGAGTTCTATCTCGCCCGCATACGGAGTCCTTCATTCACACCTAAATACCTTGATAACGGCTTGAAACCTATTGACCCCGATGAACCGGCGCCTCCTTATATGAATGACCTTGAGGGTACACCGTTGGTAACGGCAGACATAGGGCCGCCCGGCTGGGTTGAAGAAACGCGAGTTTTGCGAGCTCTATGGTTCGTTCAGCTCGCCCATGAAATGATCGTGTCAGCTCCTGAATGGAAAAATTTTGAAAATGGAGCCAAGTTTAAGAGCCCACAGGAGTTTATCCGCGGGAACGTAAATCACTCGCTCATAAATGGTCCGATCGAAGAGGTAAAAACCGTTATGGAATACCTTGAAAGCCTCGGAACACAACCGGAAACTGAACAAAAAGGGCCGTACTACCGCCTTCCTCGGCCGCCAAAAGGCTATAGTGATGCGGGCTGGATAATGCCCCTTCCCGAGCTTCGGCAACAGGAATGGAAAGATGGCCTTTGCTATAGATTGGTCTATCCCAATAAAGTGGTTGAATTCGAATTGCCGCTTGATACGAAGGAATTGTCGCCTGATATGAAGGATATAAAAGGCGAACCGTCTAGATCTACAGTCTCCCGCTGGGATCAGACATGTACTGCCATCGACGGGCCTTGCACGAACATAGAATACTGGGCAGGTATCTCTAGTGACATGCTTTCATCGCCCATTGTCGGAGTAAAATTTGATTCGTATCGCCGACTTGGGTTCGCCTTGTGGGACAGGAAGCGAATGTTTTTTCTGGGCCTCATTCCAGGGCTATACGAAACGTGGTCTTTTGAAAAAACAGCTCAGTACATCTTCGCCTGGGAAAGCATTCTTCCCGAAGGAGAGGCACAGAGGTTAAAAGAATCGCTCCGAGCAAGAGCAAGGTTCAATGAGTACCTTTGGCCGAATGAGATCATGTGGTAG
- a CDS encoding uncharacterized protein (EggNog:ENOG41~SECRETED:SignalP(1-19)), protein MRFAAVATLVGGLASFAAANVPLPSYHYGAPIHVECMNRSSDTGEHIELANHQLQWIPFPTCNETGEPLQFHYGVEGEVNCTIPLITDPFFHLLEFYIHNDAPLSCRLPARPPPHVEVIGEKLPEQEYIPLIFALAGTLQLSHMHISTHMNVLLHSMPKHHMHSHDSGVLDSAVSYSTSPLSHMTGSFTKKLVIGDPLPFSFSVRWFPTPMLPKTEGHVEWQGLGGIYMQAPCFTASSRLLPAFWWLECIPWE, encoded by the exons atgcGGTTCGCGGCCGTCGCAACGCTGGTTGGCGGCCTGGCGTCGTTTGCTGCCGCCAACGTGCCTCTGCCGTCGTACCACTATGGCGCGCCAATCCACGTGGAATGCATGAACCGAAGCTC TGATACCGGCGAACACATCGAACTGGCCAACCACCAGCTGCAATGGATCCCCTTCCCAACATGCAACGAAACCGGCGAGCCCCTGCAGTTCCACTACGGCGTCGAAGGCGAGGTCAATTGCACCATCCCCCTCATCACCGACCCCTTCTTCCACCTGCTCGAGTTCTACATCCACAACGATGCGCCGCTCTCGTGCCGCCTGCCCGCCCGCCCGCCGCCTCACGTCGAGGTCATTGGCGAGAAGCTGCCCGAGCAGGAGTACATCCCGCTGATATTCGCCCTGGCCGGCACGCTGCAGCTCAGCCACATGCACATCAGCACGCACATGAACGTGCTGCTGCACAGCATGCCCAAGCACCACATGCACAGCCACGACAGCGGCGTGCTCGACTCTGCCGTTTCATACAGCACCAGCCCGCTGAGCCACATGACGGGCTCCTTTACCAAGAAGCTCGTTATTGGCGATCCCTTGCCGTTTAGCTTCTCCGTGCGCTGGTTCCCGACCCCGATGCTGCCCAAGACGGAGGGGCACGTGGAGTGGCAGGGCCTGGGGGGCATATATATGCAAGCACCGTGTTTTACAGCCTCGTCTCGTTTATTGCCGGCCTTTTGGTGGCTGGAATGTATACCATGGGAGTGA